The Penaeus chinensis breed Huanghai No. 1 chromosome 16, ASM1920278v2, whole genome shotgun sequence sequence CGACTCAAGCGCCTCGATGCCACTATCCTCTAGACTCAGGAAGCCCACCTCGTTATAAAGGACGATCCTGCCTACTTCCGGAGATCCTAAGTAGTTGAGGTGATTCCCTTCGAGGAGGATCTGATTCACCTTCGTCAGGCCGAGGAAAGCGTTGGCGTGGATGTAGCTGTGGGGGAAAAGATGTCTGTGATGTTCTTGGTGTTCGTGTTAATGATGGTTTcacagtggtaatagtaatggtaatcatgatgataataatgataataataacaacaatattggtaatgataatattagtaatgataacaatgatgataataattatattgataataataatgatgataataatgataattatgaaaagaatagtaacgctctttctctctctccctctctctctctctctctctctctctctctctatatatatatatatatatatatatatatgtatatatgtatatatatatgtatatatatatatatatatatatatatatatatatatatatatatatagagagagagagagagagagagagacgtgtatatatatatatatatatatatatatatatatatatatatatagagagagagagagagagagagagagagagacgtgtatatatatatatatatatatatatatatatatatatatatatttatatatatatgtacacaattgtatatatatatatatatatatatatatatatatatatatatatatataaagggataagaaactgacagagagagagagaacgagaaaagagacagaaaatgccCAAAACAGACAAATCTGATAACCTCACCACTAGCAAGCCTTTTATatcgaaaaagaaaatcaaatattgTGGCAATCACTGTAGACCGGATTGATAATTATTACTAAAGTAtctaagaatgaaaaaagagataatgatagtaatgaagccTAAAATAGCCACTATTTCTTTATGTCCAGGAGAAGGAACCAGGGTATTGATCAGCTATGGGCACTTACAAGCTAATATTCGTTGCAATATGATAATAGGTACATTGAGGATGATAATCTGCATATATTCATGATTACATAAtaatacctctcctctctctctctctctccccccctctctctctctttctccctttctctctctttctttctctttctacctccctctctttctcctttcttccctccctctatccctccctccctccctccctctctctctctctctctctctctctctctctctctctctctctctctctccctttctcttttttctttatctttctccctctctctctctttctctccctctctatttcactctctctttttctttctccttctttccctccctccctccctcttcccccccccctctctctctctctctctctctctctctctctctctctctctctctttctttctctttctccttttctctctttttctctccctttctccttctctctctctcactctctcttcctctttctccttccctccctccctccctctctctctctctctctttctccaccttaactctctctctctctctctctctctctctctcgctctctctctctctctctctctctctctctctctctctctctctctctttctctctctctctctctctttctttctccctttctctatctttctttctctttgtccttctctctctctttctctccctttcactttctctctctctcactctctctttctctttctcctttcctccctcgctctctctcactttctccaccttaactcactctctctctctctctctctctctctctctctctctctctctctctctctctctctctctctctctctctctccctctccttcttccaccccacCTCCGTAACCAAGTGTACGAATATATAATTATGGATATAAGTATACACTTGAGCTCATTATCTGCATCATCAACCATATGATCACCCGATTAAGTGCTATTGGCTTGCTCTCtactgtcagtcagtctgtctgtttctcttacctttattccttttattgtttctctctcgttctgtttctatatatttatcttttgttttttgttttgataaatattttttatctctctttgtttctctttctcttcatttctcattctctctttctctttttgtttctttcattttcttgtactctcttttcttcacccATTCTCTTGATCTCcttttaaatttctctctctctctctctctcctctcctctcctctctttctctctcctccctcctccccctccctctcccactcatacccctcctctctcatcttctccattcccccatacccttcttcctcatcccctcctcctcccaaccttcacatccactccccctcctcctccctcttagtccccacctcctcccactctcacctccacacaccctcaccccacacacccttccccacatatcctcacccccacacaccttccccccacacaccctacccccacacaccctcaccccacatatcctcacgcccacacaccttccccccacacaccctacccccaaccaccctcacccccacatatcctcacccccacacaccttccccccacacaccctacccccacacaccttcccccccacccccccacacacacccttccccccacacaccctcccccacacacaccctcaccccacacaccctcccccttccccctcactcccacaccccttcacccccacacaccctttcccccacacaccctcaccccccccccccacacacaccctcccccacctGATATTATTGAAGGACAAGTCGATCGTCTGAACCTCCGGCACGCATCGAAACACCTGCGCCGGGAGGTTTCCAATGAGGTTTCCTGCCAGCTCGAGGTTCTTCAGACTCGGCAGCGGCGTCGTCAGCTCAGCCATGTCCGTCAGGTCCGTCAGGAGGTTGCCTGACTGGCCGAAGGAAgtcaggaggaagggggagggaggagggaggaagggggagggaggagggaggaggggggtggcaggaggggggagggagggagggagggggggagggatgagggaggaggtaggaggtaggagggaggagggaggagggaggaaggaggagggaggagggaagagggaggaggaagggagatggaggagggaggagggaggaggggggagggaggagggaggagggaggaaggaggagggagaagggaagagggaggaggaagggagatggaggagggaggagggaggagggaggaggaaggaggcaggggggagggaaaagtaggAGGTATTGTAGATATTGGGTGTAGGTACAggtatagttatgtatacatgaatataaataaaaatctttcaatcaattaatcattctatcaatctaattatctatctatgtatatatttacacacacacacacacacacacacacacacacacacacacacacacagcattctGTCATAAGTTTAAGTGAAATGTATATTTCTGCATAACACAtacttaatatcaataatgtaacaaaaatataaaacataacaacaaaataaggagTGATCACTTTTAATACTTGGAAGAATGAATTTTATCAATAAATCATATTcataaattaatttaatttcaaTACATCTCGCCTCATCTTTAATAATGTCACTCTCTGTAAATCAATTGATCCACATTTGCAATCTATCGTCAACAGCAGAACTTAATAATAACTTAGTAATAGCCTTAGCCAGGAGGCCAATTAACGAAATGTGGAACAGCTTATGAaacttgttacacacacacacacacaaacacacacacacacatgcacacacacacacacacacacacacacacacacacacacacacacacacacacacacacacaacacacacacacacacacacacacacacacacacacacacacacaaacacacacacacacacacacacacacacacacacacactcacacacacacacacacatatgtataaatatatgtatatatatatatgtatatatttatatatatatacatatacatatatatatacatatatatatatatatatatatatatatatatatatatatatatatgttcatacatacatacatacacacgcaaacacacccatatatataacccctcacaaacaacaacaacaataacaacaacaaactcccctccccccctccccccccctccccttaccaccAGCTGCGTTAAAAGCAGTTGCGTGAGTCGGTTGTTGTTAAGGTTGAGTGTAACCAAGTCGTCCTTCATCGCCTCGAGGGACAGCGCCTCCACTGCGTCGAGGCGGTTGTGGTGTAACAAGACCTCCTCGAAGGATCTCTCTCCTGCAGGCAAAgacgggggtggaggaggagggggtggaggaggagggggggtggggtggggggtgggggggtcacgCGGGGAAAGTagggtcttttttttatttgttttttcatttattagtgtttatcattatttattattatttgattgttatttgttattaatttgatatgaataatcaaataattatatcattatctaatttaattatttcattaactaaatgttatttgatttttgttattatctattattatttatttttcaatattaatgattataaatttTTTGAAGGagtaatttttatattttgatttttttccttaaattGAAGGTTaatgatacgtgtgtgtgtgtctttagaaAAAGGTGTATTAATgaaaacgaatatcttcacaatacgagagatatATTATCCATCttaattaccctcattatcagTTTGTTAATCAGTCGATCGAATTATATGGAGTTTAATCAACAGCTGATTTATACttgcttgtttatgtatgtgttttattttagctttttatttaattcttttacCTGGCCGtatttttccgtattttttaaagtttggttATTTGCTCAGGTGTAGCGCGAAATGGGGTGGGTGATGTCCGTAGATATATGCGTAATGGGAGTGggaaaataattatctttatcatttttattttttagctgATTTGATCtgtgttatatacaaatatacatgcatagacacatatatgaatgcgtgtataaccataagtaaattaatatatatacctatatctatatctatagctatctatctatccatctatctatataactttctatctatcaatatattacatctctcctcttcctcatcccctccctccctatatctatatctatctatctatctatctatctatctatctctccgcgtccgttacctctctcctcttccgtctgtccctccctccctcttacaccccctcccccccttctccccccgcccTTGCCTCCCTTACCGAAGAAgtcggcggcgacggcggcgacggTGCCGTAGCGCAGGTGAAAGGCCCCCAGGGGATTGGCGCCGTAGCCCTCGGCCTGCAGCGCCCTCGTGGCCACGCTGGCCTCCGTCACGCCGTCGCAGCTGAGCGTCACGACTCCCGCCGACGTGTTGGAGCAGCGGCACGGGaagatggcggcggcggcggcgcaggGGGGGctcacctggggggggggggagggcgggaggggatggtgagggagaggagtgtaGGTAGGGGattggggggatggaggaggggggaggatgggatggaggTACGAAAGAAGGGTGAAGTGACTTTGATAccgtggtatacacacacacccacacacgcatatacacccatatatatatatatatatatatatatatatatatatatatatatatgtaaacgtgtatgcataaatacatatacacacttacaaatatatgcGGATATTACTTATCCAtctctaaatatattttttttatacacatgtttagataaacacacacacacaaacacatttgtatatatatacatttatacacatacatacatatatatatatatatatatatatgtatatataaatatatatatgtacatatatatatatatatatatatatatatatatatatatatatatatctatatctatctatctatctatctatatatatatatatatatatatatatatatatatatatatatatatatgtatacacatatacatgcatatacatatacagacatataatttATGTATCTGTCCAGAGCGAGAGGAAGTGAAGGGCCGGAGAGGCGGGACGCAAGGAGAATAAGATTCACAAGCGATTGCAGAGGCACGCTCAAGCACACTTTTTCAACGGGTTATGGAAGTCACTCAAAGAACTTGATAAAAAATGCTCTTCCAAAAttaatcctcctctctttcctctccgcaTTCTCCGAGGGTGCtcaagagagagggggcgagggggaggaagagcgagagcgagagacagagagagagaatgagatagagagagagagacagagagagagacagacagagagagagagagagagagagagagagagagagagagagagagagagagagagagagagagagagagagagaggagagagagagaaagagagagagagagagagagagagagagagggagagagagagagagagagagagaggacagagagagagagagagagagagagagagagagagagagagagagagagagagagagagagagagaggagagagagagagagagagagagagagagagagagagagagagagagagagagagagagagagagaggagagagagagagagagagagagagagagagagagagagagagagagagagagagagagagagagagagagagagagagagagagagagagagagagagagagagagagagagagagagagagagagagagagagagagagagagagagagagagagagagagagagagagagagagagagagagagagagagagagagagagagagagagagagagagagagagagagagagagagagagagagagagagagagagagagagagagagagagagagagagagagagagagagagagagagagagagagagagagagagagagagagagagagagagagagagagagaagagagagagagagagagagagaagagagagagagagagagagagagagagagagagagagagagagagagagagagagagagagagagagagagagagagagagagagagagagagagagagagagagagagagaagagagagagagaagagaagagagagagagagagagagagagagagagagagagagagagagagagagagaagagagagagagagagagagagagagagagagagagagagagagagagagagagagagagagagagagagagagagagagagagagagagagagagagagagagagagagtttaaaagtttattATAATGGCCACTGGAGGAGTAAGTTGTCTTCCTTTTGCGTCTCTGTCCTTATGTtgtcccttcatctcccccttatTCTCTTCCTAAActttttttcaccctctcccccctttcttcccaacaccctccctccctccccacctgctcctcctgacctcctccctctccctccctcttcctccccctccacatccccttcctaactcccacctccctctccctacctttcttttcccccctccccctcccctacctttcctaccctctctccccctcttcctccttttcctcttccctttctccctcttcctccttttcctaccttttctactcttcctttcctcctcctctctctctttccccttcatagattacctcctcctccctctccctcctcttcctctcccccctccctctcctaacccccctcctccctttccctccatctcctccctttcctctcctgcctccctccccttctccccttcctaatcccctcctccctctccctcccctgactGCCTTTCTtacgcttcctctcctcctcctcttcctccctcccttccttcccttcccatccccctcctccttctccctccctttcctccccttcctctctccctctccctttcctgcctttcctctgcaccctcctccctctccctccccttcccttcctctcctccccccctctttacccttctctcAATACAGCCACCTCTTCAAGCACGAGATTCGAGAGGTCTTCTGTAtctcatttatatgtctattaatATATGTTGGGGATTCcgagtcgaggaggaggaggaggaggaggaggaggaggaagatgaggaggaggaggaggaggaggaggaaggtggggatgaggaggaggggatggaggaggaggagaaaggtgaggatgaggggattgaggaggaagaagaggaagaggaagaggaagatatttGTCTCatctattcttcctttcctttctctatacCTCATTCTCACTCGTTTACCTTCCAGttgattctctgtctctgtctgtctgtttgtttgtctgccctccacctcctctctccttctctctctcctctctctctcccccaccctctctctctctctctctctctctctctctctctctcttcttctctctctctctctctctctctctctctctctctctctctctctctctctctctctctatctctatctctccccccccccccccccccctctctctctctctctctctctctctctctctctctctctccctctctctctctctctctctctctctcttcctccctccctctctctctccctgaaacAGCTCCTCCTTACCTTCACGTCAGTCATCAGGTCATCTCCAGCTCCCAAGGTCAGCCTCGGCAGGTCCTTCGAGTGAGCGCTGACGGGGAATATCaccaagaggaaaacgaagaggaaacatCCAAACGAAACGAAattaggggagaaagaagaagaggaggaggaaaaggaagaagggaatgaggaagaaaagaaggaaatgtaggGTGATGAAGGAAATAAACAGGagagcggagaagaggaagaaaatgtgtggagagaaggagaaacagaagaggaagagattgaagaagaagaaataaaagaagaagaaattgaagaaggagaaatagaagatgaattataagtagaagaagaagcagaagaagaaatagaagaagatgaagaagtagaagaattagaagaaatggaaccagaagaaaaataagaattagaagaagaagaagaagaagaagtagaagaagaagcacgAAGTGTGGCAGACGGACGCGGCATCGTGTATCACCGCCCTGGCCCGCTGGGCGACGCTAACTGATATCTCCAGCACGGTCTGCAACTGCGCTTATCCCGTCCAGAAGACAGATGCGAGGAGGCAGCAGAAGGAGTGATAAAGCACTAATCAAAGACAGTCGAGATAAGTCAGGTTGTCGTCTCGGGAGAAGGAATGGCGgtcgcgggagagagagagagggagagagacacggacGAGGCGAGGCGCTGACAAAATGCTGGGCTCGATTGCAGATACGTAATTACAAcgtgggggagatagaggggatgggagggagggaggaagagagggagggatgggaggggagagggatgggagggagggagcgatgggaatgggaaggtggggaggggagcgagggagggatggacatggaaggggttggggagggagggagtgagggaagagagggagagaaggaagaagggagggaataacaTGGCAGGGGAtgtggagaggggaatgagacggaagaggagaagggagaagggagaagggagaaggggttgaTGAAGGAGGCAGTCAGGAGAGCGCAGATAAGATAAGACGGGCGGGAAAACTAACAGCACGTCTCTTATCTGCGATTTCTGTGTACTAATTTCACATCGCGTTGGGGTCGATTTCTCACTTTCGTTTTGAGGGCGTGGCTTCGGGAGAGGTCGTATTTGctctcttgtctttctatctgATATCAACATTAAGGAGCAATTGAACAGTGACGCACATagcatatgttatgtatatatgtatatatttatatatatatgtatatatatatatatatatatatatatatatgtatatacatatatacatatatatatatataaatatatatatatatatatatatatacatatatatatatatatataaatatatatatatatgtatatatatatatatatatatatatatatatatatatatatatatatacatatatatatacacacacacacacacgcacacatatatatacatacacacgcacgcacacacatatgtatacacacgcacataaatctgtatgcgtgtgtgtgaagatatatatatatatatatatatatatatgtatacatacatatatatatattcatatacatatatatatatatatatatatatatatatatatatatatatatatgtgtgggtgtgtgtgtgtgtgtgtgtgcgtgtgtgtgtgtgtgtgtgtgtgcgtgtgtgtgtgtgtgtgtgtgcgtgtgtatacatatatctatctatctatctatctatataagtatacatacatacatatatacacatatatatgtatgtatgtatatatatatgtatatacatatatgtttatatagatttatttatatacatatatatattatatatatatttatttatttttttattatttttttttgttaacttttttttttttttttttttttttttaacagccatttattccactacaggacataggcctctcttaattcactattgagagcttatatggcagtgccacccttgcctcactggatgcccttcctgatcaaccgcggttttggcgcgctaacacttgtgccactgcggcgacttcccctaagacacctgcgttttgacttctcgaggcgatatgttgtatatatatatatatatatatatatatatatatatatgtatataaatatatatgtaaataaatatatatatatatatatatatatatatatatatatacatatatgtatacacacacacacacacacacacacacatatatatgtatatatatatatatatatatatatatatatatatatatatatatatatgcagtcataTGTACAGCTCATAAATGTTAAATTATAAAAACACAGGAAAGCCTTTCTGCCTCGTTTATTCCTCCCTCACAGAAGCCCCTCTCACGGccgcccgcccctcgccctcccccccctccctcggcgGGGGTTGGTGGGCTCCGCGGTCGTGGTGACGAGGCACTGCTCCTGAAGGGCCTGGCCGTCCACGTCGTCGAGGCTGACCCACGGGAACTCGTCCTTGTGGCCGCAGTGGCCGCCGTTCAGGTGCGCGTTGAGCCAGCCGTCGATGGCCACCCACAGGAAGTCGCAGTCGCAGTCGATCCAGTTGTCTGCGGAGGAGTTGCAGGCGGGTTTAGGGGCACGGAGAGACCTACGGGCTGACGGGTGTGTTTGGTCACATGTGTACGTAGAAGTACGCGAAGACGCATATGCATCCGTATGCATATACACTATGACCCCTATCATCGCACGCGCACACGCCCACGAACatgcgaccacacacacacacacgcacaccgacacTCACACCcaatcacacagacatacaccgaatcacaccacgcacatgcactcccacgtacacgcagacacacacacacacacacacacacacacacacacacacacacacacacacacacacacacacacaaagaccccctcacacacacaacccccccccccacacacacacatacaaagacccccccccacacacacacactcaaaccacacaacacaaaatatCCCGTCCACCTTTCGTACTTTCCCCTCGCCGAAGTGGTCGAGTGGGTGAAGGCGCAGGGTTCGAATCCCTAATCGTGAGCTCGAATCCCTAAGAGTGAACTCCCTCCTATAAGAATAAGAAAGCCAAGGATATATTCCAAAAATTACATTCTTTATAGATTTACTAagagacatgaaaaaaaacaataaaaaaaaacaaaatttaaatctCAAATAATGTGCCAAGTTGCAATATTTCTTTTTCGATTCctttatgtgcatatttgtgcatttatttacGAATGATAGttaaacaaatacacgcacaatcataatcataa is a genomic window containing:
- the LOC125033317 gene encoding uncharacterized protein LOC125033317; its protein translation is MTDVKVSPPCAAAAAIFPCRCSNTSAGVVTLSCDGVTEASVATRALQAEGYGANPLGAFHLRYGTVAAVAADFFGERSFEEVLLHHNRLDAVEALSLEAMKDDLVTLNLNNNRLTQLLLTQLVY